Proteins from a genomic interval of Streptomyces sp. NBC_01445:
- a CDS encoding transposase yields MSVMESTGKQKPRPRRSFTPEFKAEIVELCRRGDHSVGQIAKDFDLTETAVRLWVSQAEVDAGERDGLTRSERHQGRGPLRDGRPRCF; encoded by the coding sequence ATGTCCGTGATGGAGAGCACGGGGAAGCAGAAGCCACGCCCTCGCCGTTCGTTCACGCCCGAGTTCAAGGCCGAGATCGTTGAGTTGTGCCGGCGCGGTGACCACTCGGTCGGTCAGATCGCCAAGGACTTCGACCTGACCGAGACCGCGGTGCGGTTGTGGGTCAGTCAGGCCGAGGTCGATGCGGGCGAGCGCGATGGCCTGACCCGCAGTGAGCGGCACCAAGGAAGGGGCCCGCTTCGTGACGGGCGGCCCCGATGTTTTTGA
- a CDS encoding UDP-N-acetylmuramoyl-L-alanyl-D-glutamate--2,6-diaminopimelate ligase: MKLSELLAGHNHEVLAGDPETRITAGACFDAHRAAPGSLFIAVPGHREGGLESVGPAVARGAVAILVDSAAPKLPAATWASDAGVCVVAVADTRKTAAVVASRYHGEPGRQMDMVAVTGTNGKTSVSYMVESVLRIAERAKVGVIGTAGSRIGDELIPMPRSVLTTPESPDFQYLLGCMRDRGVATVVLEATSMGLLTHRLDHSFIDVGVFTNLTQDHLDDHGTMENYRDAKLRLFQGLCRRAVVNADDPLGAGIGALMPGAVVTYGIDAEADYRATDLTMDAVGTRFTLHHAGHKYPAAIPLPGRFSVSNALAAVAACHLVGHNLGGLVGALEQMPPIPGRFERYETPDGTSVIVDYAHSPDSLEKVLTTIRGFASGRVVTVFGCGGDRDVTKRAPMGEIAGTYSDLCVLTSDNPRNEDPREIMDQIVPGLTASGVTFERFADRRRAISFALSAAGHGDIVLIAGKGSEPYQIVNEELLPFSDMATVRELATR; the protein is encoded by the coding sequence GTGAAGTTGAGCGAGCTGCTCGCCGGGCACAACCATGAAGTCCTTGCGGGCGATCCGGAGACGAGGATCACCGCGGGCGCGTGCTTCGACGCTCACCGCGCCGCTCCGGGTTCCCTCTTCATCGCGGTGCCCGGTCACCGCGAGGGTGGCCTCGAGTCCGTCGGACCGGCTGTCGCACGCGGCGCGGTGGCGATCCTCGTCGACTCCGCAGCACCGAAGCTTCCGGCCGCGACCTGGGCGTCGGACGCGGGCGTGTGCGTCGTGGCGGTGGCGGACACGCGCAAAACCGCTGCGGTCGTCGCCTCCCGCTACCACGGCGAGCCCGGACGGCAGATGGACATGGTGGCCGTCACCGGCACCAACGGGAAGACGTCGGTTTCGTACATGGTCGAGTCGGTGCTGAGGATCGCCGAGCGCGCCAAGGTGGGGGTCATCGGGACGGCGGGCAGCCGGATCGGCGACGAGCTGATTCCGATGCCGAGGTCGGTACTGACCACCCCGGAGTCGCCGGACTTCCAGTATCTGCTCGGGTGTATGCGCGACCGCGGTGTCGCCACCGTCGTGCTGGAAGCCACGTCGATGGGTCTGCTGACGCACCGCCTGGACCACTCATTCATCGACGTAGGGGTGTTCACCAACCTGACGCAGGATCACCTGGACGACCACGGCACCATGGAGAACTACCGGGACGCCAAACTGCGCCTGTTCCAGGGGCTGTGCCGGCGTGCGGTGGTCAACGCCGACGATCCGCTCGGAGCGGGCATCGGTGCGCTGATGCCCGGCGCGGTCGTCACGTACGGCATCGACGCGGAGGCGGACTACCGGGCGACCGACCTCACCATGGACGCCGTCGGCACCCGATTCACCCTGCACCACGCCGGCCACAAGTATCCGGCCGCGATCCCGCTTCCCGGACGGTTCTCCGTCTCGAACGCACTGGCCGCTGTCGCCGCCTGCCACCTCGTCGGGCACAACCTGGGCGGACTGGTCGGCGCACTCGAGCAGATGCCCCCGATCCCGGGAAGGTTCGAACGCTACGAGACCCCGGACGGCACGTCCGTCATCGTGGACTACGCACACTCCCCGGACTCGCTGGAGAAGGTGCTGACCACCATCCGCGGCTTCGCCTCGGGCCGGGTCGTCACCGTCTTCGGCTGTGGCGGGGACCGGGACGTCACCAAGCGCGCCCCGATGGGGGAGATCGCCGGCACCTACTCCGATCTGTGCGTCCTGACCTCGGACAACCCCAGGAACGAAGACCCCCGGGAGATCATGGACCAGATCGTCCCGGGTCTGACGGCAAGCGGCGTCACCTTCGAGCGGTTCGCCGACCGCCGCCGCGCGATCTCCTTCGCCCTGTCTGCCGCCGGGCACGGCGACATCGTCCTGATCGCGGGCAAGGGCAGCGAGCCCTACCAGATCGTCAACGAAGAACTGCTCCCGTTCAGCGACATGGCGACGGTACGCGAACTCGCCACGCGGTAG
- a CDS encoding sialidase family protein, giving the protein MRVFLPLTAVTTAALLLVTVTGATPAAADRNPDGTPLVKVSHGDPYADCTIGARSPDSIVYPATEVEPYLSVDPRDPKRVVTVFQQDRWNDGGARGLAAGWTKDGHTFHRSTLPFSLCAPGGADFERASDPWVSTGPDGTVYASGEGVDFTKSTRSALLAATSRDGGRTWRNLTTTHVDEQPFFNDKPSLTADPIRKGTAYQVWNRLDNDPPGPSSLDGPGYISVTRDGGRTWSKARPFVGTSTVPNTQTIGHVIVADRRTGTLYDFFDRITYSDDLSTVIEAHYEMVTSTDAGETWSAPATVARDTSVPEVDPNDPTKLLRAAATLPSPAVDPKTGRLYMAYEGSDFSGGRFDSVQLVRSTDGGRTWGTPELISPEGVPAFSPSIAVAERGTVALTYYDLRFLKPGDTTTLPTAYQLATLPHGDPKLQTERRISRVFDWLQAPFAGGYFLGDYQGLVADGKGVRAVLTETHSGAPQNRTDVYTSSLRTR; this is encoded by the coding sequence ATGCGCGTCTTCCTGCCCCTGACCGCTGTCACCACCGCGGCGCTCCTGCTCGTCACGGTCACCGGCGCGACTCCCGCCGCAGCAGACCGGAACCCTGACGGAACACCACTGGTCAAGGTGTCCCACGGCGACCCGTACGCGGACTGCACCATCGGCGCGAGGTCCCCCGACAGCATCGTCTACCCGGCCACCGAGGTCGAGCCGTACCTGTCCGTCGATCCGCGTGACCCCAAGCGCGTGGTCACCGTGTTCCAGCAGGACCGCTGGAACGACGGCGGCGCCCGCGGCCTGGCGGCCGGCTGGACCAAGGACGGCCACACCTTCCACCGGAGCACGCTGCCGTTCAGCCTGTGCGCCCCCGGTGGCGCGGACTTCGAACGGGCCTCCGACCCCTGGGTGAGCACCGGACCGGACGGCACCGTCTACGCCAGCGGCGAGGGCGTCGACTTCACGAAGAGCACGCGCAGCGCCCTTCTGGCCGCCACGTCTCGCGACGGCGGCCGCACCTGGCGGAACCTCACCACCACGCACGTCGACGAGCAGCCGTTCTTCAACGACAAGCCCTCACTCACCGCCGACCCGATCCGTAAGGGCACCGCCTACCAGGTCTGGAACCGCCTCGACAACGACCCACCCGGCCCCAGCTCCCTCGACGGTCCCGGCTACATCTCCGTCACCCGCGACGGCGGCCGCACCTGGAGCAAGGCGCGGCCGTTCGTCGGCACCAGCACCGTGCCCAACACCCAGACCATCGGCCATGTGATCGTCGCCGACCGGCGCACCGGCACCCTGTACGACTTCTTCGACCGGATCACGTACTCCGACGACCTGAGCACCGTCATCGAAGCCCACTACGAGATGGTCACCTCGACCGACGCCGGAGAGACCTGGAGCGCCCCGGCCACCGTGGCCCGGGACACCTCCGTACCGGAGGTCGACCCGAACGACCCCACCAAACTGCTGCGCGCCGCCGCCACCCTGCCCAGCCCGGCCGTCGACCCCAAGACAGGCAGGCTGTACATGGCCTACGAGGGCTCGGACTTCTCCGGCGGCAGGTTCGACTCCGTCCAGCTCGTGCGCTCCACCGACGGTGGACGCACCTGGGGGACCCCCGAGCTGATCAGCCCGGAAGGCGTGCCGGCCTTCTCACCGTCGATCGCGGTCGCCGAGCGGGGCACGGTCGCACTCACCTATTACGACCTGCGCTTCCTCAAGCCGGGCGACACCACCACCCTGCCTACCGCCTACCAGCTGGCCACACTGCCGCACGGAGACCCGAAGCTCCAGACCGAACGACGGATCTCGCGGGTCTTCGACTGGCTGCAGGCGCCGTTCGCCGGGGGCTACTTCCTCGGCGACTACCAAGGCCTGGTGGCAGACGGCAAGGGAGTACGGGCGGTGCTCACCGAGACCCACTCCGGCGCACCACAGAACCGTACGGACGTGTACACCAGCAGTCTCCGCACCCGCTGA
- a CDS encoding AfsR/SARP family transcriptional regulator: MLSALLLSQGAMVSHERLLDAVWGVGLPAGGRKVLPTHVNSLRRTLDPDGTPPAESVIRSGKGWYRLAVEGVRLDTTDLEERGGEAMRSVAAGDLATAADQLSAAIGLFRGEPLAGLPGPFAQEERRRWEERRRTLRLEWLKCLVLLGRYGEALDGLSGVASASDRYDEPLTTLRIRALYGCGRQAEALHAFEDMRVRLRDELGADPGEELRRVHEAVLHQDSAFLQRPPTPSPPRESAVPAELPHNAAGFVGRTGELIRLHALFPPEQEQGPANTVVISAIGGAAGIGKTALAVHWAHQARDRFPDGQLYVNLHGFDHDRQPLEPREALELLLRSLGLAASEIPARAEAQGRVFRTLLADRRLLVLLDNAASAEQVRPLLPGSPTCCVIVTSRNRLGGLVAHDGAHALPLDLLQPAEARALLSRTLGAERVAADEHAVGELIRLCGSLPLALRVAAARLAGDPGLRLADLVAEMTAGNRLAALEPDDDAGSPLRTAFSVSYRVLAPPARRLFRLLGLFPGAEFTAEAAGALADAPLQQARRLLSTLAAAHLIEPTTVGRYRFHDLLRAYAHECAQAEETAADRDAALERILLWYLHAARAVGGTWLFPELPPGLGHGGQPGLPSATGSSPWLEAEQATLLAVIRHAAHHGPRPIAWHLVNALFGYFLLRLPRAAWQATTQTALDAATAEDDLFGQAAMHVSLGLIQADQGDPDQALEHHARARDISRQLGWATGEAAAIGGQGQAEWYMARLHSAHEHVTTGMRIAREAGNPYLETLGLMVTGLACRDLGRLHEAAEQFELAISRSKWISWWDDSLALENLGWVYWELGRLADGLDVLAPKGAVGETDGSRNARATVLNAVAKINITLGRHAEALEQAMRAFAKAQDKGRRWIQASILNTVAAAHRELAHFDQAMRLGSQALALARESRYARPEADGLLGLSLTLKKLGRNDEARAHAEQALALARAHSFRVVEGQALTALCDIAASEEAHATAVELGREALTIHRETGHRPGEARALLVLARAHRKTDGTAAELMRQQAWDIFSDIGVPTKEDEDLDQ; this comes from the coding sequence GTGCTGTCCGCGCTTCTGCTGAGCCAGGGCGCCATGGTGAGTCATGAGCGGCTGCTCGACGCGGTGTGGGGGGTGGGGTTACCCGCCGGCGGTCGCAAGGTGCTGCCCACGCACGTCAACTCGCTGCGCAGGACGCTTGATCCGGACGGCACCCCGCCCGCGGAATCGGTGATCCGCAGCGGCAAGGGCTGGTACCGCTTAGCCGTCGAGGGGGTCCGGCTCGACACGACGGATCTGGAGGAGCGGGGCGGCGAGGCGATGCGGTCCGTAGCGGCCGGAGACTTGGCCACCGCCGCAGATCAACTGTCCGCTGCCATCGGGCTGTTCCGGGGCGAGCCGCTGGCCGGCCTGCCGGGGCCGTTCGCGCAGGAGGAACGGCGGCGATGGGAGGAGCGGCGGCGGACGCTCCGGCTGGAGTGGCTCAAGTGCCTGGTTCTGCTGGGCCGTTACGGGGAGGCCCTGGACGGCCTCAGCGGGGTGGCGTCCGCCTCCGACCGCTACGACGAGCCGCTGACGACCCTGCGCATACGGGCCCTTTACGGCTGCGGCCGACAGGCGGAAGCGCTGCATGCCTTCGAGGACATGCGCGTACGGCTGCGGGACGAGCTCGGCGCCGATCCCGGTGAGGAACTGCGCCGGGTCCACGAAGCGGTGCTGCACCAGGACAGCGCCTTCCTCCAGCGCCCGCCGACGCCCTCCCCACCGCGCGAGAGCGCCGTGCCCGCCGAGCTCCCCCACAATGCCGCCGGATTCGTCGGCCGCACCGGCGAACTCATCCGGCTCCACGCGCTGTTCCCGCCCGAGCAGGAGCAAGGCCCGGCAAACACTGTCGTCATCTCCGCCATCGGCGGCGCTGCCGGCATCGGCAAGACCGCGTTGGCCGTGCACTGGGCGCACCAGGCGCGCGACCGCTTCCCGGACGGCCAGCTCTACGTCAACCTGCATGGCTTCGACCACGACCGGCAGCCCCTCGAACCCCGCGAGGCCCTCGAACTGCTGCTGCGCAGCCTCGGCCTCGCGGCGTCGGAGATCCCAGCGCGCGCCGAGGCCCAGGGCCGTGTGTTCCGGACCCTGCTCGCCGACCGGCGCCTGCTCGTCCTGCTGGACAACGCGGCCTCGGCCGAGCAGGTGCGCCCGCTGCTCCCGGGGAGCCCGACCTGCTGCGTCATCGTCACCAGCCGCAACCGCCTCGGCGGCCTCGTCGCCCACGACGGGGCCCACGCCCTGCCACTGGATCTCCTCCAGCCGGCCGAGGCCCGCGCGCTGTTGAGCCGGACTCTCGGCGCGGAGCGGGTGGCCGCCGACGAGCACGCGGTGGGCGAGCTGATCCGGCTGTGCGGCAGCCTGCCCCTGGCCTTGCGGGTGGCCGCCGCCCGGCTGGCGGGGGATCCGGGCTTGCGCCTGGCCGACCTGGTCGCCGAGATGACCGCGGGCAATCGGCTGGCGGCCCTGGAGCCGGACGATGACGCCGGCTCTCCTTTGCGCACGGCCTTTTCCGTGTCGTACCGGGTCCTGGCACCGCCCGCGCGCCGGCTCTTCCGCCTGCTCGGCCTGTTCCCCGGGGCAGAGTTCACCGCCGAGGCCGCTGGGGCGCTCGCTGACGCGCCACTACAGCAGGCCCGACGCCTCCTCAGCACGTTGGCCGCTGCCCACTTGATCGAGCCCACAACGGTGGGCCGGTACCGGTTCCACGATCTCCTTCGCGCGTACGCGCACGAGTGCGCGCAGGCGGAGGAGACTGCGGCGGATCGCGACGCCGCGCTGGAACGGATCCTGCTCTGGTACCTGCACGCGGCGCGCGCTGTCGGGGGAACCTGGCTCTTCCCGGAGCTGCCCCCCGGCCTCGGCCACGGCGGCCAACCGGGCCTGCCATCCGCCACCGGATCCTCACCATGGCTGGAGGCGGAACAGGCCACTCTGCTCGCCGTCATCCGCCATGCCGCACACCATGGCCCCCGCCCCATCGCATGGCACCTGGTCAACGCACTGTTCGGCTACTTCTTGCTTCGGCTACCGCGCGCAGCGTGGCAGGCCACCACACAGACGGCACTCGACGCGGCCACGGCCGAAGACGACCTGTTCGGCCAGGCCGCCATGCACGTCAGCCTCGGACTGATCCAGGCGGACCAGGGGGATCCCGACCAAGCGCTGGAACATCACGCCCGCGCACGGGACATCAGCCGGCAACTCGGCTGGGCGACGGGCGAGGCAGCGGCCATCGGCGGCCAGGGCCAGGCAGAGTGGTACATGGCGCGTCTGCACAGTGCGCACGAGCATGTCACCACCGGTATGCGGATCGCCCGGGAAGCTGGAAATCCCTACCTTGAAACCTTGGGGTTGATGGTCACCGGTCTGGCCTGTCGGGATCTGGGCCGATTGCACGAGGCGGCCGAACAGTTCGAGCTGGCCATCAGCCGAAGCAAATGGATCAGCTGGTGGGACGACAGCCTGGCCCTGGAAAATCTGGGCTGGGTGTACTGGGAGCTCGGCCGTCTGGCCGACGGCCTTGACGTCCTAGCCCCCAAGGGGGCCGTCGGCGAGACGGACGGGAGCCGCAATGCCCGCGCCACGGTGCTCAACGCCGTCGCCAAGATCAACATCACACTCGGCCGGCACGCCGAAGCGCTGGAACAGGCCATGCGTGCCTTCGCCAAGGCCCAGGACAAAGGGCGGCGCTGGATCCAGGCCAGCATTCTCAACACGGTGGCCGCAGCGCACCGAGAACTGGCACATTTCGACCAAGCGATGCGGCTTGGCTCGCAAGCACTCGCCCTGGCCCGCGAGTCGAGATACGCCCGCCCCGAGGCGGACGGTCTCCTGGGCCTCTCCCTCACCCTCAAGAAGTTGGGCCGTAACGACGAGGCCCGCGCCCACGCCGAGCAGGCCCTGGCCCTGGCACGCGCCCACTCGTTCCGCGTCGTCGAGGGCCAGGCGCTGACCGCCCTGTGCGACATTGCAGCGTCCGAGGAAGCACACGCCACAGCAGTCGAGTTGGGCCGGGAGGCCCTGACCATCCATCGAGAGACCGGCCACCGCCCCGGCGAGGCCCGCGCCCTCTTGGTGCTCGCCCGCGCCCACCGGAAGACCGACGGCACTGCCGCTGAGCTGATGAGACAGCAGGCATGGGACATTTTCTCGGACATCGGCGTGCCCACGAAGGAGGACGAGGATCTCGACCAGTGA
- a CDS encoding TetR/AcrR family transcriptional regulator produces MSQPAFQRARSAEAKQAREGAILDAARTLGRGRGIRDVTLTDIATEVGMHKSALLRYFETREQIFLELTAEGWREWSASLRADLAARSEATPTDVAGVFAATLAARPVFCDLLAQAPLNLERNVSLEAVRTFKLVTLHEVDLIGSELSRLLGLTEEQVLDMISTATGMAGALWQMASPGPRLRELYADDPRLGHAIVEVEPRLRRILAAFLTGVRVPAC; encoded by the coding sequence ATGAGTCAGCCAGCGTTCCAGCGGGCGCGCAGCGCCGAGGCCAAGCAAGCGCGTGAAGGGGCGATCCTGGACGCGGCCCGGACGCTCGGCCGGGGACGCGGCATCCGCGACGTCACCCTCACCGACATCGCCACCGAAGTGGGCATGCACAAGTCGGCGCTACTGCGCTACTTCGAGACGAGGGAGCAGATCTTTCTCGAGCTCACCGCGGAGGGCTGGCGGGAATGGTCAGCCTCGCTCCGCGCCGACTTGGCGGCGCGGAGCGAGGCGACCCCCACGGACGTCGCCGGCGTCTTCGCCGCAACGCTGGCGGCGCGCCCCGTGTTCTGCGATCTGCTCGCGCAGGCGCCGCTCAACCTGGAGCGCAACGTGTCGCTGGAGGCGGTACGCACGTTCAAGCTCGTCACGCTGCACGAAGTCGACCTGATCGGCAGCGAGTTGAGCCGCCTGCTGGGCCTCACCGAAGAGCAGGTCCTCGACATGATCTCCACCGCCACGGGCATGGCCGGCGCGCTGTGGCAGATGGCCAGCCCGGGCCCGCGCCTGCGGGAGCTCTACGCCGACGACCCCCGGCTCGGGCACGCGATCGTCGAGGTGGAGCCCCGACTGCGCCGTATCCTCGCCGCGTTCCTGACGGGAGTCCGGGTTCCGGCCTGTTGA
- a CDS encoding SDR family NAD(P)-dependent oxidoreductase, with protein sequence MSEDVRTTQQVWFITGSSRGFGRALVTAVLDAGDLVVATARRPEALAKELAEYGDRVLALPLDVTSPDAARTAVDAALARFGRIDVLVNNAGYANVSPVETSDDDDFRAQFETNFWGVYNVTKAALPTLRRQGSGTVVQFSSVGGRVGGSPGIASYQAAKFAVDGFSRVLAAEAAPFGVQVMVVEPSGFATDWAGSSMTVHPVPDAYDETVGAMNRRVRQGTSGGAGDPERAAAIIVRTVRRGRVPGHLLLGVNAVTMALDYSRRQLAEAGAWEQVSRSADFVEPYPVDLPAQAERAIP encoded by the coding sequence ATGAGTGAAGACGTACGCACTACGCAGCAGGTCTGGTTCATCACCGGTTCGTCCCGCGGATTCGGCCGCGCTCTGGTCACTGCCGTCCTCGATGCGGGTGATCTGGTCGTGGCCACCGCCCGTCGCCCCGAGGCCCTCGCGAAGGAACTGGCTGAGTACGGCGACCGCGTCCTCGCCCTGCCGCTGGACGTCACCAGCCCCGACGCAGCACGCACGGCGGTCGACGCCGCGCTCGCCCGCTTCGGCCGCATCGATGTGCTGGTGAACAACGCGGGGTACGCGAACGTGTCTCCGGTCGAGACGTCGGACGACGACGACTTCCGCGCCCAGTTCGAGACCAACTTCTGGGGTGTCTACAACGTGACCAAGGCGGCGCTGCCCACCCTGCGCCGGCAGGGGTCCGGCACCGTGGTGCAGTTCTCCTCGGTCGGCGGGCGCGTCGGCGGGTCCCCGGGCATCGCCTCGTATCAGGCGGCCAAGTTCGCGGTCGACGGCTTCAGCCGGGTACTGGCCGCGGAGGCCGCGCCGTTCGGGGTGCAGGTCATGGTCGTCGAGCCGAGCGGCTTCGCCACCGACTGGGCCGGCTCGTCCATGACCGTCCACCCAGTTCCCGACGCCTACGACGAGACCGTGGGCGCGATGAACCGGCGGGTGCGCCAGGGCACGTCCGGCGGCGCCGGCGACCCGGAGCGGGCCGCCGCGATCATCGTGCGTACGGTGCGGCGCGGTCGGGTCCCGGGCCATCTGCTGCTCGGGGTGAACGCGGTGACCATGGCACTCGACTACTCCCGCCGGCAACTGGCCGAGGCGGGCGCCTGGGAACAGGTGAGCCGCTCGGCCGACTTCGTCGAGCCGTACCCCGTAGACCTGCCGGCGCAGGCCGAGCGTGCCATCCCATGA
- a CDS encoding CAP domain-containing protein — protein MRKHRKKSYRRPIAIAVIAVGAVGVPSVAMACLDTQGDTGGRSSGHWEKASSHHRWTGSSWGHEPTAGASKSPTATPSARQTTASPSARQTTASPSAPRTTASPSSRQTTGTHSAPRTTAAPSAPATAAPASGDTARVLTLVNNERSKAGCSPLTMNAKLTKAAQDHSKDMASHRNMSHTGSDGSSPDDRITRAGYSWSSYGENVAYGYSTPEKVMAGWMSSPGHKRNILDCSFKEIGIGLAQPGSYWTQDFGTAR, from the coding sequence ATGAGGAAGCACCGCAAGAAGTCGTACCGCCGGCCGATAGCCATCGCTGTCATCGCCGTAGGAGCCGTGGGTGTGCCCTCCGTCGCCATGGCCTGCCTGGATACTCAGGGCGATACGGGCGGTCGCTCCTCCGGCCACTGGGAGAAGGCGAGCTCCCACCATCGGTGGACGGGCTCGTCCTGGGGTCATGAGCCGACAGCGGGAGCGTCGAAGAGCCCCACTGCGACTCCCAGCGCACGGCAGACCACGGCGTCTCCCAGCGCACGGCAGACCACGGCGTCTCCCAGCGCACCGCGGACCACGGCGTCTCCCAGCTCACGGCAGACCACCGGGACTCACAGCGCACCGCGGACCACCGCGGCTCCCAGCGCACCTGCTACGGCCGCACCGGCATCCGGGGACACGGCCCGCGTGCTGACGCTCGTCAACAACGAGCGCAGCAAGGCCGGATGCTCCCCGCTGACCATGAACGCGAAACTGACCAAGGCCGCTCAGGACCACAGCAAGGACATGGCATCCCACCGGAACATGTCCCACACGGGCTCCGACGGGTCGTCGCCCGATGACCGGATCACGCGTGCCGGTTACAGCTGGAGCTCCTACGGCGAGAACGTCGCCTACGGCTACTCCACGCCCGAGAAGGTCATGGCGGGCTGGATGTCCAGCCCGGGCCACAAGCGCAACATCCTCGACTGCTCGTTCAAGGAGATCGGCATCGGCCTCGCGCAGCCCGGCAGCTACTGGACCCAGGACTTCGGCACGGCCCGATAG
- a CDS encoding DUF72 domain-containing protein produces the protein MAVELRHTSWWGSGTSRRCWSGMAARCAGQIGGPRPVTPLWPTASWGYVRFHGRRRRRAAAALRPSSACTTGGMARPAHPSSRDISHTDFWLSGHRIVDRGLTA, from the coding sequence GTGGCCGTCGAACTCCGGCACACCTCGTGGTGGGGGAGCGGAACTTCTCGGCGGTGCTGGAGCGGCATGGCGGCGCGCTGTGCTGGGCAGATCGGTGGTCCCCGCCCGGTGACGCCGCTGTGGCCTACGGCGTCGTGGGGGTACGTACGGTTTCACGGGCGGCGGCGTCGCAGGGCCGCCGCAGCGCTACGGCCGTCCAGCGCCTGCACCACCGGCGGCATGGCGAGGCCGGCGCACCCGTCGTCCCGTGACATCAGCCACACAGACTTTTGGCTCTCAGGTCATCGCATAGTAGATCGAGGCTTGACGGCATAG
- a CDS encoding PP2C family protein-serine/threonine phosphatase — protein sequence MIESGRPRLRRSPGPGRLVRLSPVILTVVIASLAYATPPEMAFSRLLPAAPALAAAMWPVLPTVLLGTVCLFLMIGLSLVFPGLGTWWTAAGIIAVTVAAAYGSHVRLQRERTLLQVRLVADAAQQVVLSPMPRRFGSVEVESLYLAAAAEARIGGDFYEVVDTPYGVRLLIGDVRGKGLPAVGAAAAIVNAFREAAYGEPDMVNVARRLDASSTRYNAAFPPEGPMERFATALLVEIPHDGRRIGILNCGHPPPLLLNRGKLRALESATPSPLLSLSELIGDQYNVDTFDFTPGDLLLLYTDGIAEARARDGEFFPLAAWMRRQPPTPPRELLTALHRDLLRHSRERLDDDVAALAVRLCEP from the coding sequence GTGATCGAGTCCGGACGGCCGCGGCTCCGTAGGAGTCCCGGCCCAGGAAGGCTTGTACGGCTGTCGCCGGTCATCCTGACCGTCGTCATCGCCAGCCTGGCGTACGCCACTCCGCCGGAAATGGCCTTCAGCCGCCTCCTGCCTGCGGCGCCGGCCCTGGCCGCCGCCATGTGGCCGGTCCTCCCCACCGTCCTGCTCGGGACGGTCTGCCTCTTTCTGATGATCGGCCTCAGCCTCGTCTTCCCCGGTCTGGGAACGTGGTGGACGGCCGCGGGGATCATCGCGGTCACCGTGGCCGCCGCGTACGGAAGCCATGTCCGGCTCCAGCGCGAGCGCACCCTCCTTCAGGTACGGCTCGTCGCCGACGCGGCGCAGCAGGTGGTGCTGAGCCCTATGCCACGCCGCTTCGGCAGCGTCGAGGTCGAGTCGCTGTATCTCGCGGCCGCGGCGGAGGCCCGCATCGGCGGGGATTTCTACGAGGTGGTCGACACGCCGTACGGGGTCAGGCTGCTCATCGGTGACGTGCGGGGCAAGGGCCTGCCGGCAGTGGGGGCGGCCGCGGCGATCGTCAACGCCTTCCGGGAGGCGGCCTACGGCGAGCCCGACATGGTCAACGTCGCACGCAGGCTGGACGCCAGCAGCACCCGTTACAACGCCGCCTTTCCCCCCGAGGGGCCGATGGAGCGCTTCGCCACCGCCCTTCTCGTCGAGATCCCGCACGATGGCAGACGTATCGGCATCCTCAACTGCGGACACCCCCCGCCACTGCTCCTGAACCGCGGGAAACTCCGTGCCCTCGAGTCGGCCACCCCCTCGCCGCTGCTCAGCCTCTCGGAGCTGATCGGCGATCAGTACAACGTCGACACCTTCGACTTCACCCCCGGCGACCTGCTGCTTCTCTATACCGACGGGATCGCCGAAGCCCGCGCCCGCGACGGCGAGTTCTTCCCGCTGGCAGCTTGGATGCGTCGACAGCCCCCGACGCCGCCCCGCGAACTGCTCACGGCTCTTCACCGTGATCTCCTGCGCCACAGCAGAGAACGCCTTGACGACGACGTCGCCGCCCTCGCCGTACGCCTGTGTGAGCCCTGA